A stretch of DNA from Anopheles ziemanni chromosome 3, idAnoZiCoDA_A2_x.2, whole genome shotgun sequence:
AATGTCCAACTGACTGCTTGTCTTCTGCAGGAACCTGAAGCGGGTGTCGCTCGACTGTACGAAACATTCCACCATGAAAAAAGCAACGGTCCTGGCGGTCCAGCTCGGGACAAAGACCTGGTTCGAGTCTTCACTGTCGACCGCGATCGAGGGCAATCAGACGAACGAGGACAAGCTGCGATCGCTGATCAAGTTCGTGTCGGTGCTCCAGGCGGATCTGCTCCGGGCACAAACGTACTACGATGGCGTGTTCAAGGAGTGAGTAACTTGCCCTGCGAATGGCGCTATCAATTTACGATTGACTGACTTTTCATTTTGCTTGTAGCGTGATGGGCATCGATTACAGCCGAGAGATCTGCAACCAACACGAGGCCCGCATCGTATCACACTTCCGGCCGATTGTGCAGACGATCTGCAACGGGTTCAAGAAGCTAACGCTCCGCATGGACCAGCTCGAGCGGCGCGCCGAGATGGAGAGCCTCGACATGAGCTCAACCGTGTTCGAGCTGTACCTAATACTGAAGCTGTTTCTCCGACAGGCGGATGAGGTCGTGCAGAAGGCGCACAACCCGGGCATCCTCGAATTTCACCAGTGGTTCCGCGGGGGCATCGTGTACTATCTGGACGTGTTCTCGATCAAGACGTTCTCGCGGGTCGTGACCGTGCTCGAGGAGGATGATCTACGTAAGGTCGTGCCGGATCGGAAGCATTCGTCGTCCACCGGTGAAATACTGGAGATTGTGCAACAGATTAAAATCTTCTGGGACCAGCTGGACTGGCCGGATAAGGAGGAAATGAGAAAGTTTCTCAAGCGAAGCATTGGTGTGGGTATTTGTTttagcatgtttttttttaaataagcttTCCCTTCCACCCAAAGCTAATCTTATCATCTTATCCCATCGACAGGATATCTGCAGTTGCTGCATTTTCTATGCCGACCGGCTGATGTTGAAGGTGAAAACTTTGGACGGTACGACGACGAGTACCATCAAGGGGGAACTCAACGGTGCCGAGCTAGACACGCTCACCCGTTCGCTTATGGTTGTATCGAATGTGACCACACTCATCGAATGTCTGACCCGGCTACCGAAAGAACTCGGTTACAGCACGCCACGGACGAACGCTGGAAGCGAGGGCACAGCCTCGGATAATGTTTCTGGCACCCCAGGCCGTAAGACTTCATTGCAGGAAATTCTGGACGAGGAGATGCTTCCAATCGATGGATTGGGGCGTTGGCGTGAAAAGTGCGTCCGGTTTATAGCTGACCACATCGTGCAGACGATGTGCCGACTGCTAGTGGGCAGTGCGGATGTGTCGATCTCTATCGCAACGACCGCAGGCGGAACGGTGACTACCACCTCCACAGGCAACGgtgttggaggttttttttcgagcCGAACGTCTAATGTGTCGGCAACGGAACAACTTCAGCGGCTAAAACACTGGATCATACAGTCAGCTGCGCTGGTTAAGGCTGAGCTGACCGAAGCGGATCTGCACGCGGTCGAAAAGGAACTATGGACGACGATCGAGCCGACGTTGAAAGAGATTATCAAAAAACTATTAGaggtaagttttttttattgtcgaACAGAATTTCTACCGAGATTCCGTGATTTGCGGAGGTGTTTTTGGTCAGGGACTTTTATAAGGGATTTGGGGACATTATATAATACCAGCATCGAACGAAGTATCAAGTGTGGTTTGATGAATCGTTGTTCTACTAGACGCAGTAGCATGAAGTTCAATTTCTTAAAAATAGGGTGTTTTATAGTTTCAGAATGCGAAAATACCCCATTTTATCCATCGTTAGTATTGCTGAACAGCATCGTGTAAATTCATTCAGCTTGACTGTTGGGTAACAAATGGTAAATCTCaacatcaataaaaaaaaagatccagCATACCATGCAAGATCAATGAAAAAAGAGGTCGCAGCACACCATGTAACAAGCAAAAAATCGCCCGTTTGGCGAATTGGAGAAATCTTTTCAAAAACTTCCTAGCgtgaaacaaacatcgagcagttttgtatagTAACAACAAGAATCTCtcgttttaacttttttaaaacatttgtttctgTTCTTGCCTGACTGTTCTTGTACTGACTTTATGGGTACAGTGTATTTCGTTTAAGAGATTTTTACGAAGATTTTCCACATACTGGAAgtatgtttgtaaacacttttcaaactaACTGCCACAACAATGGCCGAGCAGGAAATAGCTGTGACCCGACTTGTATTTTGGTTGGACAGGTTGCTTCAAAAGTACATTTAAAAGATTGCATTTGTCAATGTTTCCTTGAATTGTGTAGGACAAACCAATTCTCTTTTAAGTGAACGCTCCATTTTCCCGTTCGActgtatatttttcatttttggttatataattttgttaaattttattttcactcgtTGAAGCAATTGTCTTCAAGTGTTTTCCATAAGCTTTTGTTCAGTTCGGAGAGTTTTAAAATCAGAATCTGCCCAATCGTCAAACTTATCAATTGTCTACTTTACTCTAATTGACTATGCTTcccttctttcttttgcttgtggCAGAAAAAGGAATCCCTTGGTGCGTTCCAGCGACTACGCGACTGCTTCACGCTGCTGACCACACACTACTTCGGCACGCTCGGTGATACGATCGAGTCTTCGTCGATCGCGGAACGGCTGGATACCTTCAGCTGCACCACGGCCGAGCTCATCCATCGCTACTACCTGGAACGGTGCCGGCAGCAGGAAGCCCTGGAGGAGCCGGAAAATGGGCTGCTGACCGTGCGCTGCTGGTTCCAGCCGGACGGCCTTCATATCAAGGTGCTGCGGGCAGAGCAGCTGCGGTTGCCGAAAGACTACAAGCACTCTTGCGATAGCTACGTCAAGATCAACGTCCTACCGCCCGATCGTTTCGGACCGCCGGCGTTGCCCGAGCTGAAGACGAAAACCAAGTCGAAGAATTTCTCCCCCACTTACAACGAATCGTTCACACTGTAAGTAGTATGCGCCTATTTAAAACCGGTTCTGGTTGAGCTATAACATTCAACATCCGATGTCGTTGCAGGAAAATCAATCCAGTTCAACATTCCGTCAAGGATACACTTCTCATGCTGAACGTGAAAGTGTCGGAGCTGCTTGGTCTGAACCAGAAACACATCGGCGAGTGTTTCCTTCGCCTCGACGCCATCCCGGTGGTGCGTGACGCCAGCGAAACACATGAGATTCCCTCCGTCACCATTCCGCTCAGCCTTCCGTTCACGATCGGTTAGTTGGTGCTTTGTGCGACTGAATTGATTCAAGTGTTTAATCCTGACTTTCATTCTCTGTCCCCCTTCTACAGAGTCTTCGTCGGTAACCGCACTGGAAAACCGTAGCCATGACAAATCGGCCACACAGTTTCTGAAGAAACTGAAGCAAAAGATGGGCATCGCGCCATACACCATGAGTACGTTGAGTCTTTGATGCTGAGCAACGCGACGAAAAGTTCAccatacataaataaaattgtaaattggtgcttgattgatttatttaaaatgcgatagagcatttttttattaaaaatggtaGTCTTGTGATTTGATTCGAAAACATTTGATGACCTCATTGTTATGGAGTTGAAGGCTAACTATTCCAAATAATCGCGCATGGTGGCATTTTCTAGACCAGCGATGTGTTTtcttattaattaaaaatatacataaaaTCTCTAGAATCGACCATTCTTTTACGTACAACGTGCAGCTAATACACGTAACAGCCAGTTACAAGGATCTTACGGAATAATGGGGGCGCATGGTCGTTCACTTCCAAAAACTTGTGCTTCGTAATAAAATCCCTTTAGCATTTTTTATGGAAAGAGTTCTCTTAACATTAGATCAGACACCAACACAAGGAAAGGGTAAATTTATTgtacaaaataattaaataaataatttatttactgCAGTACGCATTGAGGAGTTTCGAGCGCCATCCGGACAACAACTATCCAAACAACGAGACTAGGAATGTTAAGCCCTATGCAGTGAAAACCAGTCCGTGAAGCTCCTCCGTATTTGCTCCGTACTTAATTCTAATTGTCTAATTCTCTTCCACCTCCTGCCCCACGTTGGCATCAGCACGGTCTATAGTTTGCTCCTCCGAGGACTTTCCCCCGGTAGAGTTGTCCGCTTCCGATTCCACCGGTGGAAGGTAAATGGAGTAGATCCTGGAAAATGGAGGAAGCGTCAGTCAGTAAAGTAGAGCCAAAGCCAGTTTAGAGGTATGATGCCTTACTTTGACACGGGATACGACTCATCGACCACGTCGAACATTCGCTTGAAGCGGCATGACAGCAGGTTTTCCTCCGGGCAATAAAGAGCATTGTCAACGGTGAAGGCCTCCAGGGCGGTCAGCGCGAATTCAGTCACCTCGCCGAGCCTTCGCTGGTAGTCGACTGGAAGTGCAAAAGGAATGAAAGGAGCATATGttaccatgtttttcttcacttaaTGTTATGATTAAAAAACTTTGAAATTACATTTCTTGCTATTCATAATTTATGAACCGCTTTCAAATGGAAACGTTTAGTTTCGGAAAACAATTGCCAGATTTTGTAACTGTCAAATCCACGACCTACTTTGAAACGTTTTTGAAATATCTAAAAACCAATAATTacgagttgttgttgttgttttaagtAATTAAATAGATGAGTTGTTTAGATCGTTTTTTACTCATCAGTGGATGAAGTAAATCAATCATTCGAATATAAAACGGAGAAAAATTAACGGTAATTTTGTGTAGCGAaaaaatgttagttttttAATTAGTATAAATAAGACAAATCTTCTGCCATCAAAGCTATCCATAAATTCGGTTGTTTTTCAACTTTCGAAAATATCTAAAACGTTTTTGGGTATGCTTATCCTATACCTATTTAGCCTGCAATATCTTTGCATAAAATATGGCCCCCACTAAGGCAACATAAATTATCTTCAACCCGTCATGCGCTGGCCAACGCTAGTTTACTTTAACTCCCTTAGTGCTGTATCGTAAATGAAACCAGGCCTTCCATTTCTCTTTTGGTACGTGCGTCGAATGCATATTACGACATCGAATCGAGTTGATCGATTGATGCGGAAGAAAGCAAACTGCCTCCGAAACCCACAGATTTGTGTCCCGTTGAAACACTCACACTGCAAATCGTACGACCGGCGTCGTTCCTCCTCGCTGCTCTCGTCGCTGTGGcttccgccaccaccgccggacGGCTTCAGCGTGGGAATGAAGAACAGCAGGCAGAGCAGGGCGATGAACTTGACGATCTTCTTGAAAATCACCAGCTTGAGCAGTATCTTGGCCACGGTGAACAGGTCGAACTTGAACTTGAGCTTACTGAGCAGCCAATTTTCCGGACTGAAGTACGGCATGCCGTGGCTGACGGGGCCatgcggtggcggtggcgggggATGCGGTGGCCCGTAGATCGGCTTCGGCGGACCGTAGATGGGCTTGGGCGGAGGTCCGTACTCCTTGTGCGGTGCCGGCTGGTAGAGTTCGTTGCCGGTGGACGTCGGAGGCCCGTAGTTGGCCGCCGGGAGACTGTAGTCGTAGGAGCTGGATGGTACGACGTTGTAGTCGCCCCGGGATATCCGGATCGGTGTACCTGGAttagttaaaataaataataataaatatgaaatatgaaagCAAGATATTTAACACATTACATGACACAAAGTAAGGTTGATCTACGGCAtttatcaaataatttaaacaatctGCAATCGACCTCATTGACCCCTAGCTATTCGAATTTGAACATTCATAATTGCCATATTTTAACCCGTTTAAactaaattttgaaattaaaaacatgctCGATTTTAAAATCTCTCTAGTTTAGCAAAAGTCTCGTAGGAAGAATGAATGTTTAGAAAATTTACATGGAAAAATGAAGTATTAGTTTTattatagtttatttttaaaaattagaaTTGTTCTTGGATAAGAGTTAAAAATCGATGCATAGTATTCGTACATATACAACAAACTTTAAGTGAGTTGGGTAATTATTGGACGAAATGAGTTAGTTGaactttttcaattaattactTGAGCTTTCACGACACTTCATAAAAAGTTGTTATCCCTTATTTCAACAATGAAAATACATTCGATTAGCTttgaaaaaattgaattgTCGTATTAGTACATTCTCGTTGGCACATTTCTTCTACAATAAAACTAATCGGGGAAGAATAAAGCTCACATATTTGAAAATCATATAGTTTCTTCGTTGTTGAAATCATAATGCACCCTTAATAAAGTTTATCACGATTTGTTCTATGctcttatttttaaaaccatgGCACGAAGCAGTTTCGGAGAAAATATCAGCAATGTTCGTTTAGAAGCAGATTTGCGTCCACAAAAATATGCCTTAACTTtgacaaaagaaaattgacCCGAAAGTCAGGCCACACGTAATCACAAAGTGCTTTGATGCTTGTAACAGTAataaaagtatgttttcaGAAATTTTATAATGTAtggtttttatcaaacaatcggtacaatgtgttttgaaaattaaaaatgaaagtttCTTATAATAGTTAGAAAAAATGTGTTGATTTGAGATAAAAGAGACTCCGAATGATTGAAGAAAAAGGTTTTCCATAGATTCTAAGTGATTCAGGGTTCTGCTGTGTTATCGAAGAAGTCTTTGCTTAACATTCAGCAAATGACGGCCAGGAATTGAAGTCAAACTTTCTTCCTTACCTTTGTAAGGTACGGCATTTATTTTCTGCGAGTTTCTCAACGCGGCAAGATATGAGTCCTTGGAGTTTTTCGCCTCATCCTCCGGCTCCGCCCGGCACcgaccaccgatggccagcgcGGCGATCAGCACTATTTTCCACATTGCAACACACACAGCTTTGCCCGGTGCTCAAATTTCACGACCAACGTTCTATTTTGAATCACACCAGAACTGCACGAGGCTAACCTGAGCCACACTAACCGGACACTATACACTACACTTCCGGCACAATGTCGAATCTCCTCGGCATCCGCGCCGTTCAGGATCACTCACTTGACTGACGGCCGCTCGACCGCCAATGGTGgctaaaaaacaaaagttccACTTCACTCACAGTGCCCTCCGTGTGCGGGTCCCTTCCCTTGAAGTGAGGGTTTCTTTCCCTCCCGGAACACTCAAGACTTTGTCGTCAACAAAGTCGCTAGCTCTTCAACGGTGGAGCTATCTCGCTTTCTCCAGCCGCCATTGTTCCACGGCGAATATTTGGACgacattttcgttttcttttatgtttcccCCAACGCCACCAGAGAGGGAGAGGCGGAAGAAAGGAGAATCTGCATCTCAACACACACTGCTCCGGTTCAATTGATCAGTCGCTTTTCATAAACAACGAAAAACCTACTGTCACAGTTGGCTTACCTTCCGCCAAAGAGGCTTATTAtcatttttgtgtgtttgtgactTTATTAGCTCCACAATTCATCTCTCCCCCTTCTATTAACGGCAAACATAAGGCACGTGCGCAGTGTTCTCGCgtcgaaaagaaagagaaatttCTCCAAATATTTCCCTTCCGCCCGAACTGCGAAAACCCGTCCCCCAGCTCAACCAACCAACCTACCAGCCAGACCGAAACGGAACGCATTCAGACGCTATATGGGCTGCGTAGACCGCGAAGAATGCGCAACGTGAGCGCGTGTCACGCATGCTTTGCATGCGTAAATCGGGTAGTTTCCGTCACCAACACCGACCGAACCACTACGCTCCGGGTTCAGTTCGATTTTGTGTCCCCGGCCAATGGCCTCAAACGGGCAAACAATAATAATCGaaacgccaccaccgcctgGTACGATGCAGCGCACGTACCACGTGcaaccccttttttcgtaTTCAAATTGACCGTTATagatcgcaaaaaaaaaacaagcgagcgagcgagaggAGCGCTATGGCTGGCGAAAATTTTCACATACCGAACTGACCAAACCACGCATCTTGCTCACGTGCGCATCCACAGGGCACTTGAAAACGCCGCGAGCAAACTGTGCCAACGTTACACGTTTCGGCCGAAGCGGAACTTGCAACGGCGAATGTGGTCACGAACCGAAAGTGGTCGCCATTCCGCACCGAGGGCCGTTTGATTtgaactacttttaaggatCCCATTATCAGCGTACATCGgcgggttttgtgttttcggAATTATTAGCCATCAGATAAATGATGCTTCCACCGGATCAAGGCATTTATGACGCACGTGGCGAAGCAGCTGGATGGTTGCCTAGGACAATGTGTAAACATGCTTATGTGATTAGTAAAACATGCTTGGATTTAGAAAATCGCTCTTCAATGAAAATTCCGCTTACAAATCGTTCCATTTTAGGTTTTGATttccatttaaaatattttaattcaaGAACGTCATGAAGCCTAGATTCatgatattattttaaaaaaacacaccgtcTTACCATTTTCATGGtgactttttaaatgaattaattattagaaaaacaataaacaaataattttaatatttttcgatcgtatggaaataaaaataattccactATCCGCTAGGTTTCGGCCGCTATAACAACGTCGACTTTTAATGAGAAAAAATGATCATGCTAAAAAAACTCTGAAAAGTTCAGGTATATTGGTTAAAAATTATATTGTACATTCATAAAATTATATTCTAAATTCttggaaagaaacaaacaacttaCTCCTCGTATTGATAACCCTGCTGCAACCAAGCCACGTTGTGTGTATAACCGTccgtaaaaatattcaaatcatCAAATTGGTCAGTAATTCGCCCATAAGTAACTAAAACCTAGGCTAAAAAGGTTTCATTTTGAGAATCGTCTAAGATAATCTGATGTAATGTGTGTATGGAAAGTCTAccaaatttgtgaaaaataattaaaataagaaGTGTGTTCTGCATGTTATTTTGATCTTCATGTTTGTTGTTACAAATTTCTAATGGTCGTTGATAACGTCACATTATAAATAACATATAGCTTTGTGATTTCCAGAAGAGTCTTACATTGTTTCGGATAACAGTTCCAAGCAAATCTGCACCTTCATAAAAATCGGTACTTAAGCTGACAGGAGAAGCCCGATTTTCGTACGAAAATGTCGAGTTGAGCtgcacaaaatgaaacaaacacggCCCAAGGATTATTTGTTACTTTCcataagaaaaatatacaaaatgtttatttcagtACTTACTGTCAACAGAGAATAAGTAAGACTTGTTTTCTTGCGTTatccgtttcgttttcgttacgcttttttgggttttctttttcttgtgtttACGTTCGTTTCTTGTCGATACGGTGTCCTACCGGACAGCATCCTAACCAATGTTTGTCCTTCTGCTCTACATTTCCACATATTAAATTGGAAtttatgtgtttgtatgtgtgtgttattttcttttactttctccAAACTTCCCTCTTATTagctttttctttcgttttcgatCGTTTCCACGTGGCCGGTCGGTAACGGTTCGGGGGTAAATGGGTTTTTATGTAGTTACCGTTGTCGGCGGGGCACGCAAATCGTTTTCtcgttatattttatttgtttgtttcgtgtaACAGAATGCTCAAAACATTTCTTCGCAAAGAAATTCAGGTATAATGAGGAATAGTACTATTAGCACGTGGCGCTAAATTTATTCTTCTTACCAACCAACCGACTGCTATCTCTCCATTCATCCGCTTCCCCGTTTCTCCCACGATCCACCTCTTTCGCTTCCCAAGTGTAACGTTCTCATATTCAGTTCAAGTACATGTTAAAATAATCGTAAAAAAAGTAGTTAAACAgacaaaaaacagtttcctcttaaaatggaaaagttagGTTGTGGTATTCCCAATCCCGCCAACAGAGGGATGGAAGCAGTTATTAATTATGGCAACAAGCGAGGTTGCTAGTGTGGATAACAAATGTAAACAGATTTGCCTCCCAACCTCTAAATTCCCAACCATTCGAAAGAATTCTTCCAAGTTCTCTCCTCTTCTTTCTCTGATGATCTGGTTGTGGTTAATCTTTCCACCTTTTCCTCTCTTCTCTATCGCGCACTTTCTGTCTCTTCTTACTAGCATAAGTAAATAGTgcttttgcttgcttgctttgtttctttgttgactttttttgtgtgtagaTTGAtcacttttactttttcacatttttttggttttatttttttgtgttaggTTTTATAATTcagtaaaaatatatatatattttttttcttgcaatCCTGCTCTCTGTACTCagtattgttttttgttggtttcttCTTGATTTTCAGTGTTGCTTTTTCACTTCCATTACTCAGCTTCCAATGGAGGGTAATAATACGGGTTCTGAGTAGTGTGCTCTCTGTTTTTCCCCGAAATATGATTAAACGCATAGAGTTCacaagtttttttgttttgttttcttatgttCCCCAGTTGCTGGAGTATTGTACCTTTGTTTAActgtgtgggttttttttcttcttcgttcaGTTTTCACTCAACGACGTTTGGCCTTCCTGTAGTTaaattgtgtgttgttttcatgGAGCTTTTTTTCCTGAATCTAACGATCGTTCTTAAAAGTTACTGTTAGCTCCTGGTAGCGTCTCCTTCGCCTTCTTcctcttttctttctctctgcaCCTTCTCACTCACGGTGGTTGAGCTGTTAGTTTTTCCCAATACGATCCATTTCGACCGGTGTGTTCCAGCTTGTATCCTTGATtgagtttcattttcgttgttttccaaTACTTTCTTCATTCCAATAGCGTTTAGGTTTTCGTAACATTTTCTACTTTGCTATACTgttgatgttattttttttttacattccacTCTTGGATAGTGCGAAGAACAGAACAGGTCAAATGATATCGCCTGAAGGGTGGAGTTGTacgttgtttttcttattcttttttttcaaccaatGCAATAACACTTCTCTATAATAAATTGGGTTGTGTGTTATGCTgttaaatgtgtttgttttgttttgcacaaatcgaaaaataatattgtCCATCTCGCTGACGTTCGCTTGGCTCGTTCTCTCCTCTGCATCCATTCCCGGCAGCACAACAGTGTTGGAGCGCACGTGATGACGTGAAGTCACACCGGCAACATAAAGGCCACCTACCGATAGTGTATGGTGGGTTTATACTCCACAACCAACTGTTGGCTGCCGGTTCAAAGCCTCAGCCCAAAGGAATCATCCATGCGCAATTGTGTGTTGAGTAGTGTTTTatcgtgtatttttttttttaaccagtCTTTTATGTTGTGGCTATGCTTTCTTAAAGCATATCACCATCGTCCCCACCCTCAGAGCTTCTTCTAAACACCCCTAAGCGGGCATCCCACTCCATCATCATTATCTTTCTTCACATTTCTTCACCAAAAACACGCAAGAACAAAACGGAACAAAATAGCAAAATTGTTTATCTGGATTTACGTGtgtcccgtgtgtgtgtgtgtgtgtggttgtgacCAACGGGGCTAAAGGATCGAATAGTTATGGCCTTTCCCCCACACTCGAATATCCACGCCTTCTTCCCTTTACATCCCCGGATGTTGTACACTGCAAGTATTACCTTGCCACAAACGGTCGGGAAAAAAGAGATTGTGAATCATCCGTTAGTTGCTAGAGACTacgagttttcttttcctccttcgtAAATGTTCGTATAATGTATTGCTTCTCAACGTCACGGTCACGGCATTAGTATGTCGTTCtaattacttttcttttcatccacATCATTTTTTCGGCTCACCGatcattcgttcgttcgttcctttGGGACTTTGACTACCGGTGAATAATTTaccattttaatttgttttattcgcCTTAATCCCCTACAATGGTGTCTCTATTGTATGTTTTGTAATTTCCGTGCACAATACATTGTTACAGTAACCACTCCTCTCCGCCCGTCATCTTGCTGCTCCGACGACCCCAATGGGCgaaagggggagggagggggtcaCTCGGTAAAGACGATGATTGCCTTGctcttttgtatgttttttttcccgggTTTAGAATAAACGCCTGCGCGAGTGGCGATGGTAGGTTAATTTCAAGCAACACAATTCAACTGAACTACAAATGCATAGACCGCTTCCCGCCTACCCGTGTATAGCCACAGACACGGCCCTGTGGGTCTTAGGAAGGCTTGTCTTCTTTGACTTAActgaaaaacaatagtacgaAAGAATCAGATCATCCATCCTGCACAGACCACGGTAAAAACTAAAGACATGAAGAAAACATTGTGTCGTATGATTTGATTACTGgttaaag
This window harbors:
- the LOC131284864 gene encoding protein unc-13 homolog 4B-like encodes the protein MVEMSVANDATRVTDKGPPGSVGRGVVASNGTKAGGGAMIPNGSSVGANGKQVKRKHFFEKFGTLLKQRSDAFLLQVNKPVQPHGEESDSPPASTRGLGDAAKAGSSVTPASSSSTAAQSPPVTAWGAPKTNVANGVPSGRVQSVATESELDVLYEKILHEIKQGNIIDRQKKVTEKTLQSYTQEVFGFDDNRRAQLEQRVESMLAQDIYLRVEVLEAKLNSKPQVDVVPEQLPNAFVIVYLQEKPRETHRTATIANTLNPSWNQQFPVAVKQDTKETLLIEVYDSSGNPSKLQRSLRIARKYLLFFFKPVASQCKRIGRASIPLESITSTGLVSWYNLSKKRKQDPQGTIKVKFFFTSKVPKETAKREYEQMLRLFLEYELRSSSVARYWWAGKLTNEGESILQQYTKCANLNANEQTLVAWFVYTQVHPTYSLSIGLLEGVLDKLIACYDTVLTTDEERERFWEGTRRLLPSCLSIVVKMRRRMAGDKDIVKTVSSVLHLLAKADQLATKKGVNLFDEETVRNLKRVSLDCTKHSTMKKATVLAVQLGTKTWFESSLSTAIEGNQTNEDKLRSLIKFVSVLQADLLRAQTYYDGVFKDVMGIDYSREICNQHEARIVSHFRPIVQTICNGFKKLTLRMDQLERRAEMESLDMSSTVFELYLILKLFLRQADEVVQKAHNPGILEFHQWFRGGIVYYLDVFSIKTFSRVVTVLEEDDLRKVVPDRKHSSSTGEILEIVQQIKIFWDQLDWPDKEEMRKFLKRSIGDICSCCIFYADRLMLKVKTLDGTTTSTIKGELNGAELDTLTRSLMVVSNVTTLIECLTRLPKELGYSTPRTNAGSEGTASDNVSGTPGRKTSLQEILDEEMLPIDGLGRWREKCVRFIADHIVQTMCRLLVGSADVSISIATTAGGTVTTTSTGNGVGGFFSSRTSNVSATEQLQRLKHWIIQSAALVKAELTEADLHAVEKELWTTIEPTLKEIIKKLLEKKESLGAFQRLRDCFTLLTTHYFGTLGDTIESSSIAERLDTFSCTTAELIHRYYLERCRQQEALEEPENGLLTVRCWFQPDGLHIKVLRAEQLRLPKDYKHSCDSYVKINVLPPDRFGPPALPELKTKTKSKNFSPTYNESFTLKINPVQHSVKDTLLMLNVKVSELLGLNQKHIGECFLRLDAIPVVRDASETHEIPSVTIPLSLPFTIESSSVTALENRSHDKSATQFLKKLKQKMGIAPYTMSTLSL
- the LOC131284865 gene encoding uncharacterized protein LOC131284865, which codes for MWKIVLIAALAIGGRCRAEPEDEAKNSKDSYLAALRNSQKINAVPYKGTPIRISRGDYNVVPSSSYDYSLPAANYGPPTSTGNELYQPAPHKEYGPPPKPIYGPPKPIYGPPHPPPPPPHGPVSHGMPYFSPENWLLSKLKFKFDLFTVAKILLKLVIFKKIVKFIALLCLLFFIPTLKPSGGGGGSHSDESSEEERRRSYDLQFDYQRRLGEVTEFALTALEAFTVDNALYCPEENLLSCRFKRMFDVVDESYPVSKIYSIYLPPVESEADNSTGGKSSEEQTIDRADANVGQEVEEN